Proteins from a genomic interval of Fibrobacterota bacterium:
- a CDS encoding phospholipase produces MSSKLDAIDTIVVVMMENRSFDHMLGYLSLPPWNRKDVEGLKDDPAWRMQFANHDKAGKAYPIARFSDSSINMVGDPPHERPNIETQLGMPVNGVFPMNGFVQSYPEPEPLCDRNPLPMGYFTGDQLPTYDFFARSFAICDHWFCPLPAGTQPNRLMAMGGSSLIDLNKSGLLDDQDLVYDWLNRHNIRWRVYHDKLPFFSLMPKWIHTLLHDDHFQDFTHFASDVLWEKETFPQVLFIEPSYTDSPHKEFPNDDHAPTAASNGQDFLLRIYNALIANPARWSKTALIVTYDEHGGFFDHVSPLPVRTFPPRPASYEPFHTTGPRVPAFVISPLVEAGAVFKGNLDHTSILKFIAEKFGSGVYSPDVDARKVGNVSEVFTRAQPRTDIPHIGDPQPSGFTPGHQAASPMPAAFQAAWQQMKNLDPVGAAKKFPDLMRHF; encoded by the coding sequence TCCTTCGACCACATGCTGGGATACCTTTCCCTGCCTCCGTGGAACCGGAAAGACGTGGAAGGATTGAAAGACGATCCGGCCTGGCGGATGCAATTCGCCAACCACGATAAGGCCGGGAAAGCCTATCCCATCGCCCGCTTTTCGGACTCCTCCATCAATATGGTAGGCGACCCGCCGCACGAGCGCCCCAACATCGAAACCCAGCTCGGAATGCCGGTCAACGGCGTTTTCCCCATGAACGGTTTCGTGCAAAGCTATCCCGAGCCGGAGCCGCTCTGCGATCGCAACCCCCTTCCCATGGGCTATTTCACCGGCGATCAGCTCCCCACCTACGACTTCTTCGCCCGCTCCTTCGCCATCTGCGATCATTGGTTCTGTCCCCTGCCCGCCGGCACCCAGCCGAACCGCCTCATGGCCATGGGCGGCTCCTCCCTCATCGATCTCAACAAAAGCGGACTCCTCGACGACCAGGATCTCGTCTACGATTGGCTCAACCGGCACAACATCCGTTGGCGCGTCTACCACGACAAGCTTCCCTTCTTCTCGCTGATGCCCAAATGGATCCATACCCTGCTGCACGACGATCATTTCCAAGACTTCACCCACTTCGCCAGCGACGTTCTGTGGGAGAAGGAAACCTTCCCGCAAGTCCTATTCATCGAGCCAAGCTATACCGATTCCCCGCATAAGGAATTCCCCAACGACGACCACGCCCCCACGGCGGCTTCCAACGGCCAGGACTTCCTCCTCCGCATCTACAACGCCCTCATCGCCAATCCCGCGCGCTGGTCCAAAACCGCCCTCATCGTGACCTACGACGAGCATGGCGGCTTCTTCGACCACGTCTCTCCCCTCCCCGTGCGCACCTTCCCGCCCCGCCCGGCCAGTTACGAACCCTTCCATACCACGGGCCCGCGCGTCCCCGCCTTCGTCATCTCCCCGCTCGTGGAGGCGGGCGCCGTGTTCAAAGGCAACCTCGATCATACCTCCATCCTCAAATTCATCGCCGAGAAATTCGGCAGCGGGGTCTACTCTCCCGACGTCGACGCCCGTAAGGTCGGGAACGTCTCCGAGGTCTTCACCCGCGCCCAGCCGAGAACGGACATCCCCCACATCGGGGATCCTCAACCCTCCGGCTTCACACCCGGCCACCAGGCCGCGTCGCCCATGCCGGCGGCCTTCCAAGCCGCCTGGCAACAGATGAAAAACCTGGATCCCGTGGGCGCGGCCAAGAAGTTCCCCGACCTGATGCGGCATTTCTGA